A window of Selenomonadales bacterium genomic DNA:
TTCAGACTGTCGTCAACGTGCACGAACAGTGTGCGGCTCACGCGGCAGACGGTTATGCACGTGCAACAGGGCGCGTCGGTGTCTGCATCGCAACGAGCGGACCGGGTGCTACCAATCTTATCACGGGTCTTGCGGGAGCTTTCATGGACTCTATCCCCGTTATCGCTATCACAGGGCAAGTAGAAACAGGCTCGCTCGGACACGACGCCTTCCAAGAAATAGACATCTTGGGCGCGACCATGTCTGTCACGAAGCATAACTTCGCCGTCAAGACAGCGCAAGAACTTCCCGAAACGGTAAGACTTGCCTTCAAGATCGCTCTCAGCGGTCGTCCCGGTCCTGTTCTCATCGACGTTCCGCAGGATATCCTGCGCGAAGAGATCGAGTTTCGCTCGGAACCGGCATACCAAAAGATTATGCCTGCCTTAAGCGAACGCTCGCTCGGTATGATCGGCAAGGCCGCCCGCATCATCAGCGATGCCAAACGCCCGCTCGTCCTAAGCGGCGGCGGCGTCATCTCCGCAGGTGCCAGCGAAGAGCTCATCAAGCTTGCCGAAAAATGCAACCTCCCCGTCGTACATACCCTCATGGGGCTCGGCGGATTCCCTGATGGGCACGAGCAGTCCATCGGACTTAGCGGAATGCACGGCTGGCCGACAGCCAACCATGCCGTACATGATGCAGACGTCGTCATTGCCGTCGGCACACGCCTCAGCGATCGACTGACAGGCAACCGCGACCGTTATGCGCGTGACAAACGCATCATTCATATCGACATCGACCCTGCCGAAATCGCGAAAAACGTTTCGACCGATATCGGTATCGCAGGCGATATCCGCACGATATTGAACCTCTTGACAGTCGAAGCAGAACCGAACGACATCACCGAATGGTGGGACGAGATACACGCATGGCAGGAAAAATTCCGCTACCAATATACACAAGACAAACTGACAGTACCGTGGGCGATGCGTCAGATATCGAACCTCACGCTGGATAAAGACTGCATCTATGTGACCGACGTCGGTCAGCATCAGATGTGGGCGGCACAGCACATCGTCGTCAACCATCCGCGTACATGGCTCACCTCGGGCGGTCTTGGCGCTATGGGATTCAGCCTGCCTGCCGCACTCGGCGCACAGCTCGCAAGACCTGACAAGCGCGTCATTCACATCGCAGGTGACGGCGGTATGCGTATGACAGGCAACGAACTCTACACGATCGCCGCGCTGGGGCTTCCCATCATCTCCGTCGTTGTAAATAACCACGGACTTGGCATGATACGACAGCTCCAAAAAGTATTCTATAACGACAGATACTGTGCATGCCGTATGGCGCATCCGATGGACTTTTCCATGTATGCGGGCAGCTTCGGCATCGACAGCGTTACCGTATCGACGCAGGAAGAATTCCTCTCTGCGATGGAAGAAGCACTCAAAGAAAACGCTCCGCGCGTCATCGTCGTCGATGTAGAAGAAGAGTTTGTAGACCCGATGGCCAAACCAAGAGCACCTATCAATCAGTTTGTGGACTTTAAGTAACGAAAAAAGAGAGTATAGACATCTGTCTATACTCTCTTTCCTTATTGTGGAAGAAACCACATAAAAAAGTGAAAAAAACTTAAAAATTTCTTTAAATTTTCTTTGAAACTAGCAGGAGAATTGCAAGGGGCACAGAATTATGATAATATAAATAGAGAAAAGACATAGTGTACATTCCATTCAAGCATGAAAACGAAATTCTTATGCCCGAAAAGCATAAGAAGTCTTGTTTTTTTGGGAAGAAAGGAGTACACAGGGAGGTGTCGCACTCATAATTCGAAAGAATTGCGATTAGCTTTCGGATTAAAATGCAGATTAACATCATTACTTTTTCACGCAATAATAAAACTTAATAAAAATTTGAGGGGTGTTTTCAAAGATGTGGACTCAAACATATGACCCGATGGGCGGTCAGGTTCTCTCTGCACTCGTTGCAGCGATTCCGCTTATCGTATTGTTGTTCCTTCTCGGTGTAAGACGTACACCGGCACACATTGCAGCTCCGATCGGTCTTCTTTTCGGTCTTGGTGTTGCAGTTGCAGTATGGGGCATGCCTATGGGCCTCGCTATCAACTCCATTTTCAATGGTGCAGTATTCGGTTTGTTCCCGATCGTATGGATCGTTGTTACCGCTATCTGGGTATACAACATGACTGT
This region includes:
- the ilvB gene encoding biosynthetic-type acetolactate synthase large subunit, giving the protein MKVTGARAVVECLVEQQVNTVFGYPGGMILPLFDALYGETRIQTVVNVHEQCAAHAADGYARATGRVGVCIATSGPGATNLITGLAGAFMDSIPVIAITGQVETGSLGHDAFQEIDILGATMSVTKHNFAVKTAQELPETVRLAFKIALSGRPGPVLIDVPQDILREEIEFRSEPAYQKIMPALSERSLGMIGKAARIISDAKRPLVLSGGGVISAGASEELIKLAEKCNLPVVHTLMGLGGFPDGHEQSIGLSGMHGWPTANHAVHDADVVIAVGTRLSDRLTGNRDRYARDKRIIHIDIDPAEIAKNVSTDIGIAGDIRTILNLLTVEAEPNDITEWWDEIHAWQEKFRYQYTQDKLTVPWAMRQISNLTLDKDCIYVTDVGQHQMWAAQHIVVNHPRTWLTSGGLGAMGFSLPAALGAQLARPDKRVIHIAGDGGMRMTGNELYTIAALGLPIISVVVNNHGLGMIRQLQKVFYNDRYCACRMAHPMDFSMYAGSFGIDSVTVSTQEEFLSAMEEALKENAPRVIVVDVEEEFVDPMAKPRAPINQFVDFK